A window of Castanea sativa cultivar Marrone di Chiusa Pesio chromosome 1, ASM4071231v1 contains these coding sequences:
- the LOC142632222 gene encoding uncharacterized protein LOC142632222, producing MGALLAQYLEKTRKKNAIYYISKKILSYEEKYSPLEKICVALVWATRKLRDYMLAYKILLIARMDHLKYLMEKPVQDGKTTKWKSLKGRAIANHLAHCSPEEAKEIQGDFPDEDIMGIEVESWKLYFDGTTNQKGSGIGVLLISIKGTHIPFSGRLNFPATNNAIEYEACIMGLQASLGLGVKELDVYRDSALIISPIQNKWKIKEERLMPYHECL from the exons ATGGGGGCTCTACTTGCTCAATACCTAGAAAAGACTAGGAAGAAGAATGCAATTTACTACATCAGCAAGAAGATCTTATCTTATGAAGAGAAGTATTCACCATTAGAGAAGATATGTGTAGCACTTGTTTGGGCAACCCGTAAACtcagagattatatgcttgcttACAAGATTTTGTTGATTGCGAGAATGGATCATTTGAAGTACTTAATGGAAAAACCCGTGCAGGATGGGAAGACTACTAAATGG AAATCCTTAAAAGGGAGAGCAATTGCCAATCATTTAGCCCATTGTTCACCAGAAGAAGCTAAAGAAATCCAAGGAGATTTTCCAGATGAAGACATCATGGGGATTGAGGTAGAATCATGGAAGCTGTACTTTGATGGAACAACAAATCAAAAaggaagtggaattggagttctcttaatttcaataaaagGGACACACATTCCATTTTCTGGTAGACTTAACTTTCCTGCCACCAACAATGCCATAGAATATGAAGCTTGCATTATGGGTCTACAAGCATCCTTAGGCCTAGGAGTGAAGGAGTTGGACGTATACAGAGATTCAGCTCTAATCATCTCTCCGATTCAAAATAaatggaagatcaaagaagaaagacttatgccttatcatgaatgtctttAG